The following are encoded in a window of Carya illinoinensis cultivar Pawnee chromosome 15, C.illinoinensisPawnee_v1, whole genome shotgun sequence genomic DNA:
- the LOC122297190 gene encoding zinc finger protein JAGGED-like isoform X1 has product MRPEGNHLDLNNLPDDFRDHGKQVFEDSSSSGYRKKKSGGKDGKDECGKVYECRFCSLKFCKSQALGGHMNRHRQERETETLNRARQLVFSTDNLVSQGPSHLGCCQPIIPGGYHPAGNVGDPTLPLRFPRFFPGSPSTHLPPPIPQAPQPPQPYLYTSSTRPISFSTPYPQHPMNDYCVGHVLSTNQQCHPNLSYSPDSSYTCIGAPVGQGFAPGSSSRVSDMLGSGVLGGGGGAGREGSSHNPEEGLDWSRSFAGTQQQRPDPSPSLTRFQDGF; this is encoded by the exons AT GAGACCTGAGGGGAACCACTTGGACCTCAACAACTTGCCTGATGATTTTAGAGATCATGGTAAACAAGTCTTCGAGGACAGCTCCTCCTCTG GctataggaaaaagaaaagcgGCGGAAAGGATGGAAAAGACGAGTGTGGGAAGGTCTATGAGTGTAGGTTTTGTTCCCTCAAGTTCTGCAAATCTCAGGCTCTCGGGGGACACATGAACCGCCACCGTCAAG AGAGGGAGACAGAAACACTGAACCGGGCCCGTCAGCTAGTCTTCAGTACCGATAACCTAGTCTCCCAAGGGCCTTCCCATCTAGG CTGCTGCCAACCAATCATCCCAGGAGGCTATCATCCAGCAGGCAACGTTGGAGACCCAACATTGCCTCTCAGATTTCCCAGATTCTTCCCTGGATCTCCTTCAACCCATTTACCACCACCAATACCTCAGGCACCACAACCACCTCAACCATATTTATACACCTCTTCCACTCGCCCAATCTCCTTTTCTACACCTTATCCTCAACATCCAATGAACGATTACTGTGTTGGCCATGTTCTCAGCACCAACCAACAATGCCACCCAAACCTAAGCTATTCACCAGACTCTAGCTACACTTGCATTGGTGCACCGGTCGGACAAGGGTTTGCGCCTGGCAGCAGCAGCCGGGTCTCTGACATGCTAGGATCAGGAGTACTGGGAGGAGGGGGAGGCGCTGGTAGAGAAGGGTCATCGCATAATCCCGAGGAGGGATTGGATTGGAGCCGGAGCTTTGCAGGAACACAGCAACAACGTCCGGATCCTTCACCTTCGCTCACTCGGTTTCAAGATGGGTTCTAA
- the LOC122297190 gene encoding zinc finger protein JAGGED-like isoform X2 translates to MFYLSVSPLILPFVTFALCCFCRRPEGNHLDLNNLPDDFRDHGKQVFEDSSSSGYRKKKSGGKDGKDECGKVYECRFCSLKFCKSQALGGHMNRHRQERETETLNRARQLVFSTDNLVSQGPSHLGCCQPIIPGGYHPAGNVGDPTLPLRFPRFFPGSPSTHLPPPIPQAPQPPQPYLYTSSTRPISFSTPYPQHPMNDYCVGHVLSTNQQCHPNLSYSPDSSYTCIGAPVGQGFAPGSSSRVSDMLGSGVLGGGGGAGREGSSHNPEEGLDWSRSFAGTQQQRPDPSPSLTRFQDGF, encoded by the exons ATGTTctatctctctgtctctccttTAATTCTCCCTTTTGTGACTTTTGctctttgttgcttttgcagGAGACCTGAGGGGAACCACTTGGACCTCAACAACTTGCCTGATGATTTTAGAGATCATGGTAAACAAGTCTTCGAGGACAGCTCCTCCTCTG GctataggaaaaagaaaagcgGCGGAAAGGATGGAAAAGACGAGTGTGGGAAGGTCTATGAGTGTAGGTTTTGTTCCCTCAAGTTCTGCAAATCTCAGGCTCTCGGGGGACACATGAACCGCCACCGTCAAG AGAGGGAGACAGAAACACTGAACCGGGCCCGTCAGCTAGTCTTCAGTACCGATAACCTAGTCTCCCAAGGGCCTTCCCATCTAGG CTGCTGCCAACCAATCATCCCAGGAGGCTATCATCCAGCAGGCAACGTTGGAGACCCAACATTGCCTCTCAGATTTCCCAGATTCTTCCCTGGATCTCCTTCAACCCATTTACCACCACCAATACCTCAGGCACCACAACCACCTCAACCATATTTATACACCTCTTCCACTCGCCCAATCTCCTTTTCTACACCTTATCCTCAACATCCAATGAACGATTACTGTGTTGGCCATGTTCTCAGCACCAACCAACAATGCCACCCAAACCTAAGCTATTCACCAGACTCTAGCTACACTTGCATTGGTGCACCGGTCGGACAAGGGTTTGCGCCTGGCAGCAGCAGCCGGGTCTCTGACATGCTAGGATCAGGAGTACTGGGAGGAGGGGGAGGCGCTGGTAGAGAAGGGTCATCGCATAATCCCGAGGAGGGATTGGATTGGAGCCGGAGCTTTGCAGGAACACAGCAACAACGTCCGGATCCTTCACCTTCGCTCACTCGGTTTCAAGATGGGTTCTAA